From Rhizobium sp. NZLR1, a single genomic window includes:
- a CDS encoding AAA family ATPase, whose amino-acid sequence MTQKPASRIVHINGWPGTGKLTVGRLLAERLGARLIDNHTLLNPAEALFSRSDPLHASLRGQIRQAFFDHAVRANPAESFVFTDALSDDADDSAVFSWYRDLAAARGVNLVAILIDCAPEENARRLASPGRSEALKLTDTATLQRLRANYKLLRGLAERTVEIDTTGLSPAHTMARILEDSGV is encoded by the coding sequence GTGACGCAAAAGCCTGCCAGCCGTATCGTCCATATCAACGGCTGGCCAGGCACTGGGAAGCTGACTGTCGGCCGTTTGCTGGCTGAAAGGCTCGGCGCGCGGCTCATCGACAATCACACGCTGCTCAATCCGGCCGAGGCTCTGTTCTCCCGCAGCGATCCGTTGCACGCATCGCTGCGCGGGCAGATCCGCCAGGCGTTTTTCGACCATGCCGTGCGCGCCAACCCGGCCGAAAGCTTCGTCTTCACCGATGCGCTCTCGGATGACGCAGATGATAGTGCGGTCTTCTCCTGGTATCGCGATCTGGCTGCCGCAAGAGGCGTTAATCTTGTGGCGATCCTGATCGATTGTGCGCCGGAAGAGAATGCCAGGCGCCTTGCCTCTCCCGGTCGGTCCGAGGCGCTCAAGCTGACGGATACGGCAACGCTGCAACGGTTGCGGGCAAACTATAAACTGCTGCGCGGACTGGCTGAACGCACCGTCGAAATCGACACGACAGGCCTTTCGCCGGCGCACACGATGGCCCGAATCCTCGAAGATAGCGGCGTTTGA